In bacterium, the sequence AGAGAAGTTTTATAGCAAACCATGTCATCACAAGGGAAACGCTGGTTCATACCAGCGTGAAGGAGGATCACGAGCATGACGGATCGATGGGTCTTCAAGAGTGAAACGTATGATAACTGTAATTGTGCTGTGAATTGCGGCTGTCAGTTCAACTTGCCCAGTACACACGGCTATTGTCAGTCGGCCTTCGTTGGCAATATTGTCGAAGGCCACTTCAACGATACGCCGCTCGCGGGCCTGAAGTGGGCGGGCCTTTACAAGTGGCCCGGCGAGATCAAGGATGGAAACGGCAAACGCCAGATCGTGATCGACGAGCGTGCGGATGAAGCTCAACGGATCGCTCTCGAAACGATTATCTCTGGCGAGGCATGCGCCCCACTGAGCAATTTGTTCTCCGTCTTCGCGTCCACATGCTCGGAATTTTGCCAGACTCTTTACCTGCCAATTCATCTCGGAGCAAATCAGGAACTCAGAACCGCAAAGGTTGACATCCCAGGCGTCATGCAAAGCAGCGGCAAACCGATCATCAACGAGTTCAATGGTGAACCCTTCCACATTGCGCTGGCACGCCCGAGTGGTAGTTTCGAGTTCACCTATGCGGAAATCGGACTAGGTAGTACCTCGGTGACTAGTGAAATGGATATGGCGTATGAAGATTCCTGGGCGCATTGGTGCATTCACCACTTCAATCAGGATGGGTTGATCCGTTGAACACAGCAATGAGTTATTGATCGCTCT encodes:
- a CDS encoding DUF1326 domain-containing protein, with protein sequence MTDRWVFKSETYDNCNCAVNCGCQFNLPSTHGYCQSAFVGNIVEGHFNDTPLAGLKWAGLYKWPGEIKDGNGKRQIVIDERADEAQRIALETIISGEACAPLSNLFSVFASTCSEFCQTLYLPIHLGANQELRTAKVDIPGVMQSSGKPIINEFNGEPFHIALARPSGSFEFTYAEIGLGSTSVTSEMDMAYEDSWAHWCIHHFNQDGLIR